In one window of Catalinimonas alkaloidigena DNA:
- a CDS encoding lysozyme, translating to MQLNSQGIALIRSFEKFEPQAYLCPAGCWTLGWGNTRWENGRPVKPGETITRERAERLFHYWLDRFSDDVRSLLKVKVNENQFSALVSFAYNVGSDIDADDIAEGLGDSTLLKRVNANPSDPAIAAEFAKWKRSNGHVLNGLVRRRAAEATLYFL from the coding sequence ATGCAACTCAACAGCCAAGGCATCGCGCTGATCCGCTCGTTCGAAAAGTTTGAACCGCAGGCATATTTGTGTCCGGCGGGATGCTGGACCCTAGGGTGGGGCAACACCCGCTGGGAAAACGGCCGCCCCGTCAAGCCCGGCGAAACCATTACCCGCGAACGGGCCGAGCGCCTGTTCCACTACTGGCTCGATCGCTTCTCCGACGATGTGCGGAGCCTGTTGAAGGTGAAGGTCAACGAAAATCAGTTTTCAGCGCTGGTCTCCTTTGCTTACAACGTCGGCTCCGACATCGATGCGGACGACATCGCCGAAGGCTTGGGCGACTCGACCCTCCTGAAGCGGGTCAATGCGAACCCCTCTGATCCGGCGATCGCGGCCGAGTTCGCCAAGTGGAAGCGCAGCAACGGCCACGTCTTAAACGGCCTGGTCCGCCGGCGGGCGGCCGAAGCTACGCTCTACTTCCTGTAA
- a CDS encoding DUF6712 family protein, translating into MLFKTTDELREYLPANVTFQFGDVKPYLRQAENRWLRRALGEKEYANLQEKYEERETTPLNDTWQELLALCQLAVANLAFMLYIPFGQVEATSTGFKISVSDTQKTAFEWQIRKLEASFRDTGLAGLEDVLAFLEAHTEIFTDWKASQACTQYREGFVSTTEQLAYLIPNVGTSRRLFLALRPAFRSVEQRCILPVLGKALFQQLKEEMKAGNVSEAHQELIEWIRPVVAHLALAEGLDDLAVTLEDDGITLFDNSASRLVDSRGPADLQRVGLLRRKREADGYLALQELTQFLLMNGDDYPLYEAPASPLPPNPTSGTFFTG; encoded by the coding sequence ATGCTGTTCAAGACTACCGATGAGCTGCGGGAGTACCTACCCGCCAACGTCACCTTCCAGTTCGGTGATGTAAAGCCCTACCTGCGGCAGGCGGAAAACCGCTGGCTGCGCCGTGCCCTGGGTGAGAAAGAGTATGCGAACCTCCAGGAGAAGTACGAGGAGAGGGAGACGACACCGCTTAACGACACGTGGCAAGAACTCCTGGCACTCTGCCAGCTGGCCGTGGCCAACCTGGCCTTCATGCTCTACATCCCGTTCGGACAGGTCGAAGCGACGTCGACGGGCTTCAAGATCTCCGTCAGCGATACCCAGAAGACCGCGTTTGAGTGGCAGATCCGCAAGCTGGAAGCGTCCTTCCGCGATACGGGACTGGCCGGCCTCGAGGACGTCCTGGCCTTCCTGGAGGCGCATACCGAGATCTTTACTGACTGGAAAGCCTCCCAGGCCTGCACGCAGTACCGGGAAGGGTTTGTCAGTACCACCGAGCAACTGGCCTACCTGATCCCTAACGTCGGCACCTCGCGCCGGCTGTTTTTGGCACTCAGACCGGCCTTCCGCAGCGTGGAACAGCGCTGCATTCTGCCCGTGCTGGGCAAAGCCCTGTTTCAGCAGCTGAAGGAAGAGATGAAAGCGGGCAACGTAAGCGAGGCCCATCAGGAACTGATCGAATGGATCCGGCCCGTAGTAGCGCACCTGGCACTGGCCGAGGGCCTGGATGACCTGGCCGTCACCCTCGAAGACGACGGCATCACCCTGTTCGACAACTCGGCGTCGCGCCTGGTGGACAGCCGAGGCCCCGCCGATCTGCAACGGGTCGGCCTCCTACGCCGCAAGCGGGAAGCCGACGGCTATTTAGCCCTTCAGGAGCTGACGCAGTTTCTCCTGATGAACGGCGACGACTACCCGCTCTACGAAGCCCCCGCGTCCCCTTTGCCCCCCAATCCTACTTCCGGAACCTTCTTTACAGGCTAA
- a CDS encoding S49 family peptidase: protein MRNFHLLHAIRRGVWYIDADAVQTLLPYSAAFLKGQEVRMYDEDREEREMKNQPYALCAAAATASPDRYKSYDEAPKNSVAVIPLLGALTKYDYCYEPGMLTRGAQIQQADGHPNIAAILLRIDSPGGSADGLKTLADLIKNTEKPIVAFVNGMMCSAAMWLGSACDLIIASDDLNIIGSIGCMMAWADVKPYYEEMGVKFHEVYAEQSKDKNKTSRDANTGHYKPLQEELLNPAAAMFISAIKANRPDVSDDALTGKTYLNEDAQARGLIDEIGTFDYAVQRASGLARTHAPASQTQSSNKTQNQMKLKSAWTSLLAVFGISLAADATTSEHQVDMTEETLEKLNAELAAKAAVEAQLTEANATAEARQKQIEALTAQVTSLTQERDEARAEAAAYGAQPGERPTHPVQRKTDAIDSRKDVSQETIDALPHNAALDADPRFAARPTAND, encoded by the coding sequence GTGCGAAACTTTCATTTACTTCATGCGATCCGTCGGGGCGTCTGGTACATCGATGCCGATGCCGTTCAAACCCTGCTTCCGTACAGCGCGGCCTTCCTGAAAGGGCAAGAGGTGCGCATGTACGACGAAGATCGGGAAGAGCGGGAGATGAAGAACCAGCCCTATGCGCTCTGTGCCGCGGCCGCCACGGCCAGCCCCGATCGCTACAAATCCTACGACGAAGCCCCGAAGAACTCGGTAGCGGTCATTCCTCTGCTGGGCGCGCTCACCAAATACGACTACTGTTACGAGCCAGGCATGCTGACCCGTGGAGCGCAGATCCAACAGGCAGACGGCCATCCCAACATCGCCGCCATTCTGCTCCGGATCGATTCGCCCGGGGGCAGTGCCGACGGACTCAAGACGCTGGCCGACCTCATCAAAAACACCGAGAAGCCCATTGTGGCCTTTGTCAACGGCATGATGTGTTCGGCGGCCATGTGGCTCGGCTCGGCCTGTGATCTCATCATCGCCAGCGATGACCTCAACATCATCGGCTCAATTGGCTGCATGATGGCCTGGGCCGACGTGAAGCCCTATTACGAAGAGATGGGCGTCAAATTCCATGAGGTCTATGCCGAGCAGTCGAAAGACAAAAACAAGACGTCGCGGGACGCCAACACCGGCCACTACAAGCCACTCCAGGAAGAGTTGCTCAACCCGGCCGCGGCGATGTTCATCTCTGCCATCAAGGCAAACCGCCCGGACGTTTCGGACGATGCCCTGACCGGCAAGACGTACCTGAACGAAGACGCCCAAGCCAGGGGGCTGATCGATGAGATCGGCACGTTCGACTACGCCGTACAGCGGGCTTCCGGGCTGGCCCGTACCCATGCTCCTGCATCACAAACCCAATCCTCCAATAAAACCCAGAATCAGATGAAGCTGAAAAGTGCATGGACCTCGCTTTTGGCCGTGTTCGGCATCAGCCTGGCCGCCGATGCCACGACGAGTGAACACCAGGTCGACATGACCGAGGAAACGCTCGAAAAACTCAACGCCGAACTGGCTGCCAAAGCGGCTGTGGAAGCTCAATTGACGGAAGCGAATGCCACCGCGGAGGCCCGGCAAAAGCAAATCGAAGCGCTGACCGCGCAGGTCACTAGCCTGACCCAGGAACGCGACGAAGCGCGGGCGGAAGCGGCTGCCTACGGCGCTCAGCCGGGTGAGCGTCCGACCCACCCGGTACAGCGCAAAACCGATGCGATTGACTCCAGAAAGGATGTTTCGCAGGAGACCATCGATGCCCTGCCCCACAATGCAGCGCTCGACGCGGATCCACGCTTTGCCGCACGGCCCACCGCAAACGACTGA
- a CDS encoding HAMP domain-containing histidine kinase, with product MSDREYHQQKRTLKVSVRNTDAAANHPADPQEIKEYQELILALSDELNAHREVLNRLYHQEFRGPLCRIKGLALVIRTCIKDEDLKQLDQFAELIQVVVDNFTKRVDEIIEKSPYQAEPDEQLYNTLELIRQVYQESQYPRPSTDDTPTGDPTP from the coding sequence ATGAGCGACCGAGAGTATCATCAACAAAAACGCACCTTAAAAGTGAGCGTGCGTAATACAGACGCCGCGGCCAATCACCCTGCGGATCCTCAGGAGATCAAAGAGTACCAGGAGCTCATTTTGGCATTGTCTGATGAGTTGAATGCACATCGGGAAGTGCTTAATCGACTTTACCATCAAGAATTCCGGGGGCCTTTGTGTCGGATCAAGGGATTAGCACTGGTCATCAGGACGTGTATTAAAGATGAGGACCTCAAACAACTCGATCAATTTGCTGAACTGATTCAAGTGGTAGTGGACAACTTCACCAAGCGGGTTGATGAAATTATCGAAAAGTCACCCTATCAGGCCGAACCAGATGAGCAACTGTACAATACCCTCGAACTGATCCGACAGGTGTACCAGGAATCTCAGTATCCTCGGCCGTCTACTGACGACACACCAACGGGTGACCCAACCCCGTAA